The Herminiimonas arsenitoxidans genome window below encodes:
- the cutA gene encoding divalent-cation tolerance protein CutA: MSITGQVLLVCSNVPNIESAKKLAQHLLEQRLAACVNILPAVQSMYRWQGVIEEASEVTLHIKTTQARYTELEAAIKAAHPYDVPEIIAVPVVEGLSVYLDWVRQETNKDSDV, from the coding sequence ATGTCGATAACAGGCCAAGTATTGTTGGTGTGCAGCAATGTGCCCAATATAGAAAGCGCGAAGAAGTTAGCGCAGCACTTGCTTGAACAACGTTTGGCTGCGTGCGTGAATATCTTGCCTGCAGTGCAATCTATGTATCGCTGGCAAGGCGTGATTGAAGAGGCAAGTGAAGTAACGCTACATATTAAAACGACACAAGCGCGTTACACCGAATTGGAAGCAGCGATCAAGGCCGCGCACCCATACGATGTGCCGGAAATTATTGCAGTTCCCGTTGTTGAAGGTTTGTCGGTCTATCTCGATTGGGTGAGGCAGGAAACAAATAAGGATAGTGATGTTTAA
- the dsbD gene encoding protein-disulfide reductase DsbD: MFKKWMLMLRGFLLAIVLCGLAPLVHADEDFLNPEVAFKFSARMDDAKTIVVTYAIADGYYMYRERFAFKAAGATLGEPIIPDGKIKFDETFQKDVETYRNSVTIRIPVEASAPFTLIATSQGCSDKGLCYSPMDSEARLSVAGGGAEILSSSTPAAQAGNALPESEMGQIERSLKSGKLLTILPLFFLLGLGLAFTPCVLPMVPILSSIIVGEGTQVKRSRGFVLALVYSLGMAIVYTLLGTAAGLIGEGLAAALQNPWVLGTFAILMVVLALSMFDVYQLQMPAAIQTKLTQASEKQSAGKLIGVFIMGALSALIVGPCVAAPLAGALVYISQTRDVMIGGSALFTMAIGMSVPLLLVGLSAGALLPRAGMWMDAVKRFFGVLMLVVALWMVSPVIPAVAQMLGWTALLVGYGAYLLWGAKGGWFSKAVGLICVVLGMLQLVGVATGGRDALAPLEHLQGERQEKVTFKHVKTVADLDAALAQAKGKHVMLDFYADWCVSCIEMEKLTFTDQRVRTHFAEMVLLQVDVTANDAEDKAMLRRFNLFGPPGIIFFDKAGQEIQGGRVIGFQNADKFTQSLALIKQF, translated from the coding sequence ATGTTTAAGAAATGGATGTTGATGCTGCGCGGCTTTTTGCTCGCAATTGTATTGTGCGGCTTGGCGCCGCTTGTGCACGCTGATGAAGATTTTTTGAACCCTGAAGTAGCGTTCAAATTTTCTGCGCGCATGGACGATGCAAAAACAATAGTAGTCACTTATGCGATCGCCGACGGTTATTACATGTACCGTGAACGCTTTGCATTCAAAGCCGCTGGTGCAACATTGGGCGAGCCGATTATTCCTGATGGAAAAATCAAATTCGATGAAACGTTTCAGAAGGATGTCGAAACGTATCGCAATAGTGTGACGATACGTATTCCGGTAGAGGCCTCTGCACCGTTCACATTGATAGCGACCAGCCAGGGTTGTTCGGATAAAGGCTTGTGCTATTCGCCTATGGATTCCGAGGCGCGTTTATCGGTTGCAGGCGGCGGAGCAGAGATATTGTCATCGTCTACCCCTGCTGCGCAGGCAGGCAATGCTTTGCCTGAATCTGAAATGGGGCAGATAGAACGTTCGCTGAAAAGCGGGAAGTTGCTGACCATATTGCCATTGTTCTTTTTGCTGGGCTTGGGGCTGGCGTTTACGCCTTGCGTCTTGCCTATGGTGCCTATCCTTTCCAGCATCATTGTGGGTGAAGGCACGCAAGTAAAGCGTAGTCGCGGCTTTGTATTGGCGCTGGTGTATTCGCTGGGTATGGCCATCGTCTATACCTTGCTCGGCACGGCAGCGGGCTTGATCGGTGAAGGCTTGGCAGCGGCGCTACAGAATCCGTGGGTCTTGGGTACCTTCGCTATTTTGATGGTTGTACTGGCCTTGTCGATGTTTGATGTTTATCAATTGCAGATGCCAGCAGCAATACAAACCAAATTGACGCAGGCATCGGAGAAGCAATCTGCCGGCAAGTTAATCGGCGTGTTCATCATGGGTGCTTTGTCGGCCCTGATAGTTGGTCCTTGCGTGGCCGCTCCTTTAGCCGGTGCCTTGGTCTATATCAGCCAGACTCGTGATGTGATGATAGGTGGCAGTGCTCTGTTTACGATGGCGATCGGTATGAGTGTGCCTTTATTGCTAGTCGGTTTGTCAGCAGGCGCTTTGTTGCCGCGTGCCGGGATGTGGATGGATGCGGTCAAGCGTTTCTTTGGCGTGCTGATGCTGGTCGTCGCTTTGTGGATGGTGTCGCCGGTGATTCCTGCTGTTGCGCAAATGCTGGGCTGGACTGCGCTGCTGGTTGGTTATGGCGCCTACTTGTTGTGGGGCGCAAAAGGTGGTTGGTTCTCGAAGGCGGTTGGTTTGATTTGCGTCGTACTCGGCATGTTGCAATTGGTAGGCGTCGCAACCGGTGGCCGTGATGCATTGGCACCGCTTGAACATTTGCAAGGCGAGCGTCAAGAGAAGGTGACGTTCAAGCATGTTAAAACGGTAGCGGATCTGGACGCCGCTTTGGCGCAGGCTAAAGGCAAACATGTGATGCTGGATTTTTATGCGGATTGGTGTGTCTCTTGTATCGAGATGGAAAAGCTGACTTTCACTGATCAGCGTGTGCGTACCCACTTCGCTGAAATGGTTCTGCTGCAGGTCGATGTGACGGCGAACGATGCAGAAGACAAAGCCATGTTGCGTCGCTTCAATTTATTCGGACCGCCGGGCATTATTTTCTTTGATAAGGCCGGTCAGGAAATCCAGGGCGGGCGTGTCATTGGTTTTCAGAACGCAGACAAGTTCACGCAATCATTGGCACTGATCAAGCAATTTTAA
- a CDS encoding peroxiredoxin produces the protein MTLRLGDTAPDFTQDSSIGKIKFHEWAGDSWVVLFSHPADFTPVCTTELGLTAKLKPEFDKRNVKAIALSVDPADKHVEWIKDIEATQKTVVGFPIVADADKSVSTLYDMIHPNQSATATVRSLFVIDPQKKIRLTITYPMSTGRNFDEVLRVIDALQLTDGYTVATPGNWRDGDDVIIPLTVQDEAVIKQKYPKGYKAERPYLRLTPQPNK, from the coding sequence ATGACTTTACGTTTAGGCGATACTGCCCCCGATTTCACGCAAGATTCGTCGATCGGCAAAATAAAATTTCACGAATGGGCAGGCGATTCCTGGGTTGTTTTATTCTCGCATCCAGCTGACTTTACACCGGTCTGCACGACTGAGCTGGGCCTGACCGCCAAGCTGAAACCTGAGTTCGACAAACGCAATGTGAAAGCGATTGCACTGTCGGTTGATCCAGCAGACAAGCACGTCGAGTGGATCAAGGATATCGAAGCCACGCAAAAAACCGTGGTTGGTTTTCCTATTGTTGCGGATGCGGACAAATCGGTTTCCACTCTGTATGACATGATCCATCCGAATCAATCGGCGACGGCTACCGTGCGTTCGCTGTTCGTGATCGATCCGCAAAAGAAAATCCGTCTGACAATTACTTATCCTATGAGCACCGGCCGTAACTTCGATGAAGTGCTGCGCGTGATCGATGCCTTGCAATTGACTGATGGTTACACCGTTGCAACACCAGGTAACTGGCGCGATGGCGATGACGTGATCATTCCGCTGACGGTACAGGATGAGGCAGTCATCAAGCAGAAGTATCCTAAGGGTTACAAGGCTGAGCGTCCTTATCTGCGCCTGACACCACAACCGAATAAATAA
- the hemB gene encoding porphobilinogen synthase, whose amino-acid sequence MSKLLSNAQFPAVRMRRMRKDAFSRAMIRENVVTPADLIYPVFITEGENQREKVSSMPGVERLSVDLLLSVAEECVELHIPVLALFPVIQASLKTPDGIEATNPNGLIPRAVRELKKRFPELGILTDVALDPYTSHGQDGVIDAHGYVLNDETCAILTKQALAQAEAGVDIVAPSDMMDGRIGSIRSALESHHHIYTRIMAYSAKYASAFYGPFRDAVGSSATLGKSNKSTYQMDPANSDEALREVALDLAEGADMVMVKPGMPYLDIVRRVKDEFKVPTFAYQVSGEYAMIKAAAQNGWLDHDKTMMESMIAFKRAGADGVLTYFARDIARRLKLG is encoded by the coding sequence ATGTCCAAACTTTTATCCAATGCACAATTTCCCGCGGTACGGATGCGCCGTATGCGCAAGGACGCCTTCTCGCGCGCGATGATTCGCGAGAACGTAGTCACACCGGCCGATCTGATTTATCCGGTGTTTATTACCGAAGGCGAAAACCAGCGTGAAAAAGTGTCATCCATGCCGGGCGTGGAGCGTCTTTCTGTTGATTTATTATTAAGCGTGGCGGAAGAATGCGTAGAACTGCATATTCCGGTCTTGGCATTATTCCCCGTCATTCAAGCCTCGCTGAAAACACCTGATGGCATCGAGGCAACCAACCCGAACGGCCTGATCCCACGCGCCGTACGTGAGTTAAAAAAGCGTTTCCCTGAATTAGGCATCCTGACCGACGTCGCGCTCGACCCATACACCAGCCACGGCCAGGACGGCGTGATCGATGCACACGGTTATGTACTCAACGATGAAACCTGCGCCATCCTCACCAAACAAGCGCTGGCACAAGCCGAAGCCGGTGTCGATATCGTTGCACCGTCCGACATGATGGATGGTCGCATCGGCTCCATCCGCTCCGCGCTGGAATCGCATCATCATATTTACACGCGCATCATGGCGTACTCTGCCAAATACGCATCGGCGTTTTACGGCCCATTCCGCGATGCAGTCGGCTCTTCCGCGACGCTGGGCAAAAGCAACAAGTCCACTTATCAAATGGATCCAGCCAACAGCGACGAAGCCTTGCGTGAAGTTGCCCTGGATCTGGCTGAAGGTGCAGACATGGTGATGGTCAAACCAGGTATGCCGTATCTGGACATCGTGCGTCGTGTCAAAGATGAGTTCAAGGTCCCGACCTTTGCCTATCAAGTCAGTGGCGAATACGCGATGATCAAGGCCGCAGCGCAAAATGGCTGGCTCGATCACGACAAGACCATGATGGAATCCATGATCGCATTCAAACGTGCTGGAGCCGATGGCGTGCTGACTTACTTTGCACGCGATATCGCGCGACGCCTGAAACTCGGCTGA
- the yihA gene encoding ribosome biogenesis GTP-binding protein YihA/YsxC, whose translation MSLLWQARFFTTVNHLRDLPNTQVPEIAFAGRSNAGKSTAINILCNQKKLAFASKTPGRTQHINYFSIGGAHVGQHRKDETKVDEIRGLLVDLPGYGYAQVSGSAKLHWQELLGDYVQRREQLAALVLIIDSRRPFTDLDIQMLEWFAPTGKPIHCLLTKSDKLNRNDSANALRTARTILGSYVDENGEPFPFTAQLFSALKRSGLDEANDKIVELLGLNVEPPEAANDTDTNDV comes from the coding sequence ATGTCCCTACTTTGGCAAGCCCGCTTCTTTACCACGGTCAATCATCTCCGTGACCTGCCAAATACGCAAGTCCCTGAAATCGCATTCGCCGGTCGCTCTAACGCAGGTAAATCTACTGCAATTAACATCCTGTGCAACCAGAAAAAACTGGCTTTTGCGTCCAAAACACCGGGCCGTACACAGCACATCAACTATTTCTCCATTGGTGGCGCGCATGTCGGCCAACATCGTAAAGATGAAACCAAGGTAGATGAAATCCGCGGCCTGCTGGTGGATTTGCCTGGCTATGGTTACGCACAAGTGTCAGGCTCGGCCAAGCTGCACTGGCAAGAATTGCTGGGCGATTACGTACAACGTCGCGAACAACTCGCCGCCTTGGTATTGATTATTGATTCACGTCGTCCGTTTACCGATCTTGATATCCAGATGCTGGAATGGTTTGCCCCAACCGGCAAGCCGATACACTGCCTGTTGACGAAATCCGACAAACTCAACCGCAACGATTCGGCCAATGCCTTGCGCACTGCGCGTACCATCCTTGGCAGCTACGTGGATGAAAACGGCGAACCGTTTCCATTTACGGCACAATTATTTTCGGCGCTCAAACGCAGCGGCCTCGATGAAGCCAATGACAAGATAGTGGAATTGTTAGGATTGAATGTCGAACCGCCAGAAGCAGCGAACGACACAGATACAAATGATGTCTGA
- a CDS encoding c-type cytochrome, with protein MNRVCSPIVKSLFVALLAIASIANASEDKKAVKADPAKGEALYNTGDATRNVTACIACHGAAGNSTISQNPKLAGQHGAYIHKQLVDFKGPTRNNAIMTSIAKGMTEDDIQNVIAYLAKQKPSPGAAKNKDTVELGKKIYRGGIAEKSVPACAACHSANGVGIPAQYPRLAGQHQDYTAAQLIAFRTGARKNSEPMTTIAKRMSDEEIQAVSDYVAGLK; from the coding sequence ATGAATCGTGTTTGTTCTCCAATCGTAAAATCCTTGTTCGTTGCATTGTTGGCAATTGCCTCTATCGCCAACGCTTCTGAAGATAAAAAAGCCGTTAAAGCTGATCCAGCCAAAGGCGAAGCGCTTTACAACACGGGCGACGCTACACGCAATGTCACCGCTTGTATCGCTTGCCACGGTGCAGCAGGTAACTCGACGATCTCACAAAATCCCAAGCTTGCAGGTCAGCACGGTGCTTATATTCATAAGCAACTGGTTGATTTCAAAGGCCCTACGCGTAACAACGCGATCATGACTTCGATTGCCAAAGGCATGACAGAAGACGATATCCAAAACGTGATCGCCTATCTTGCCAAGCAAAAGCCATCCCCAGGCGCAGCCAAGAATAAAGATACGGTTGAACTGGGCAAAAAAATCTACCGCGGTGGTATTGCTGAAAAGAGCGTTCCAGCTTGCGCAGCCTGCCATAGCGCAAACGGCGTAGGTATTCCTGCGCAGTACCCACGATTGGCTGGCCAGCATCAAGACTACACAGCGGCGCAATTGATCGCTTTCCGCACCGGCGCACGTAAGAACAGCGAGCCGATGACAACCATCGCCAAGCGTATGTCGGATGAAGAAATTCAAGCAGTATCAGATTACGTCGCTGGCTTGAAATAA